GACTGTTGGTGTTGGGTATCTAGAAGATGGAACCGATAAATATCTCTATATTCAAGACAATGGAATTGGATACACGGATGGGACTTGGGATTGGTCGAAAGAACTGTACATTGACTACACAACAAACAAGCCAATTATTACTATGGTATCTTTAGAAGTTTCATGAGTCATTTAAATAAGGAGCAGGTGTTTCTGCTCTTATCATTCCATATAGATGGAGGGCATTCACCATTAAAAAAAAGATGATTTGGAGTGTAGTTAGTGTACTTAGTATTATATTAGTTTGGAACCTTTACACTATATTTTATGGAACATCTGGAGACAGGGCATTGGCTATTAACTATGCAACAGAGTATGTAAGTGAGAAGTATAATTTACCAATTGAGAGCTTAAGGACAGATGAGCCTACTTACAATTTCTCACATGGGACATATATGACAAAAGTCAGAAATACAAAAGCCCAAGAATCATATCTAATCAATGTTAAAATAACTTCCAATGGTGATATGCAGAGAATTGAAGAATATTCTAAGAATCCAGTAAGGGAATAATGTAAAAAATACCCTGAAAATTTTATAATACCAAAAAGCAAGTTTAATAAAAACAACCAAACTTTACATGCGTTAATGAGCACACGAGATGTACCTAGTGTAAGCAACAGTAAAGAATGGGTTCAAAACATCATGAATTGTGTAATAGATGTTGATCTATTTACAGCACACAATCTCAGTATTAAGATTTGCACGAAGTGAAATTCAGGTTCGAACCTCTCATTCCTTGATGGAGAAGGAGGTTCGAGCCGTTTTTTTGTGCCAATGTGCTCGGCGAAGAAAAAAATTCCAATAAAGCATCGATATAAAAGACAAATCCATATATAATGAAAATGATTTTCAAAATCAAACACTTGATACGATGTTGTTCTTGAGAGAGAGGAGTTGCTGCTTCAATGCTTCGCAGATTTTTTTCTTACTATCGGCCTTATCGTGGATTATTTATCCTCGACTTCACGTGTGCAGTATTCGTTGCTTTGTTGGAGTTGGGATTTCCGCTTGCAGTGAATATGGTTGTCGATCAACTACTTCCGAGCAAGGATTGGAACATGATTGTGTGGGCGTGCATTGGACTTTTGGCTTTGTATGGTATGAACGCCGGGATGAACTATGTCGTCACGTACTGGGGACATATGCTTGGAATTAATATCGAGACGGATATGCGCAAGAAGCTGTACGACCATATTCAAAAGCTCTCGTTCCGCTTTTTCGATAATACCAAGACGGGGCATTTGCTTTCTCGCCTAACGAATGACTTGATGGAGATCGGGGAGGTGGCTCACCACGGTCCGGAAGATTTGTTTATCGCCGTGATGACGCTGATTGGTGCTTTTCTCCTGATGTTTCATATTAACGAAGAAATGGCGCTGCTTACGTTTTTGGTGATTCCGCTCTTGATATTCTTCGTTGTTCACTTCAACCGTAAAATGACGAAAGCGTTCCACCGTCTGTACGGCGACATGGCAGATTTCAACGCACGTGTAGAGGACAACGTCGGCGGAATGCGTGTCGTACAAGCGTTTGCCAACGAGCAATTTGAAAATAAAAGATTCGCAGAGAACAACCAGCGTTTTCGGATCACGAAGCTGTTGTCCTACAAAATCATGGCCCAAAATATTTCCGTCAGTTACGTGCTGATGCGTTTAGTCAATTTGTTTGTCCTGATTTGCGGCAGCTGGTTTGTGATTCAAGGTGAATTGACGTACGGTGAATTTATCGCTTTCTTGCTGTTAACGAATGTATTTTTCCGTCCGTTGGAGAAAATTAATGCGATTATCGAGAGCTATCCAAAAGGGATTGCCGGCTTTAAGCGCTACATCGAAATCATGGACACAGCACCAGATATTGCGGATGCTCCGGATGCGATCCAGGTAGAGTCGTTGAAGGGCGATATCTCGTACAAGAATGTTTCGTTTAGCTATGACCAAGAGTCTTCTGTTTTGCAAAACATTGATTTAAACATCCGGGCGGGCGAGACCATTGCGTTTGTAGGTCCTTCTGGAGCAGGAAAAACCACGTTGTGCAGCCTCTTGCCGAGATTTTATGAGATCGACGGGGGCAGCATCTCCATTGATGGAATGGATATTCGCGAAATCACGTTGGCGTCATTGCGCAGCCAAATCGGGATCGTTCAGCAAGATGTGTTCCTCTTTTCAGGGACGATTCGTGAAAATATCGTGTATGGAAAGCTGAATGCTTCGGAGGAAGAGATCTGGGAAGCAGCACGTCTGGCTAAGCTGGAGGAGTTTATCCGTTCTCAGCCTGCTGGTCTGGAGACGATCATTGGTGAACGCGGAGTCAAATTGTCCGGTGGTCAAAAACAGAGACTGGCGATTGCGCGCATGTTCTTGAAAAACCCGCCAATCCTGATTTTGGATGAAGCTACCTCTGCACTCGATACCGAGACGGAGGCGGCGATCCAGCAGTCCTTGCAGGAATTGTCCAAAGGCCGTACGACATTGGTGATCGCCCACAGACTGGCTACTATTAAAAATGCAGATCGCATCATCGTTGTAACGGAACAAGGCATCACAGAGCAAGGAAGTCATGATCAGCTCTTGGCTCGCGAAGGCATCTATAGCAGACTGTATCAAGCACAGTTCGGCACGTACCTCGACCAGTCAAACAGCGTTTTTTCTTGATCATGAATAGAGAGGGAGATCGTGATGCTAGAATGGGATGACGATTTTATTGCACAACGGTTTACCATTACTTCAAAATCGAGACCCAATGCCTTGTTTTCGATGAAGGCAAGAGATTTGGTAGACCCGACACATATGAATGAGCTTGTTCAAATCTATGCTCCGCTAATCAAGGCACACGAGCTGACTGCTGCTGGTACTTACATCAGCAGTTGGCTCACGAGCCCTTCTCTTGGCCTTTCGTACATGATCTCTGTCTGGAATCGTGCACTTATCATGACGCTGGATCATATGACGATTGAATTGTTTTATGAGGATGACTATCCGCAATTCGCCTTTGTGATCCCGGCATATGAGATCGTAGAAGCGCCTGCCAGTGAAGCAGAGCGTGCAATCTGGCTGAAGGAATGCTATCGTGCGTATTTCCAAGATTTCCTGCACCCATTGCTCACGACGCTTGCAAAGGTAACAGGAAACCCCGAAGCGATGCTTTGGGGACAGTTCCCAACCAGGTTCAATTACTATATGGATGTTTTTGTGGCGTTGGTAGAACAGGATAGCATCAAGGAGCAAGTGAAGGCTGATTACGATGTCCTCTGTAATCAGTTGGAAGGCGAGAGCTTTGGATTGCAAAAAAATCCATTTCGCGTGAAAGTACGCTGGATTGAGGATATGCGTGATCCGCAAGGGAAAGTTCGGATCAAGAATCAATGCTGCTTGTACTATAAGACGGGGGAGCAAAAGTATTGCTACACCTGTCCGCGGATAAAAGAAGAAGAGCGAGCTCTGATGAGAATTCGTGCGTAGCTGACCCTCCCTTTGCGGAGGGTTTGCTAACAAAATCAAACCCAAGGCTAGAGTCCATAACCGGATCAGGCCTTGGGTTTTTCACACTTACTCTTTCTTTGTTTGGTTATCGGAAAATTGCTGTTGAACAGCTTCCAAAAAACGAAGCCATGCCTCGGGCAGCTTGGGCTCTTCTGTTGGACGGCGCAAAGTGGAATTGCCGTCGTTTTGTTTCACTCGCTCCATTCTCCTCTATCCTTTCGTATCTAGCCAATCATGGCGCAGGGTGAACAAGTCTCGCAGCTCTTCCGTTGATAGCTCTGTGATCCAGCTTTCACCCGTCCCGACAATTTGCTGGCTCAACGATAGCTTTCTCTCCATCATTTCATCGATGCGTTCCTCAATAGTCCCGAGTGAAATGAATTTGTAGACGTGAACATCGCGCTGCTGTCCTATGCGATGAGCACGGTCAGTGGCCTGATTTTCTACCGCAGGATTCCACCAGCGATCTACGTGAATGACGTGGTTGGCTTCCGTCAGGTTCAAGCCAGTTCCACCCGCGCGCAACGAAAGAATGAAGATGGCCCCGCGTTCATCGTCTGGAAGTGTCGGGTCTTGAAAACGAGCGATCATCTCATCGCGTTTCTCTTTTTTCGTGGCTCCATTTAGGAAGTAGACAGGTC
The window above is part of the Brevibacillus brevis NBRC 100599 genome. Proteins encoded here:
- a CDS encoding ABC transporter ATP-binding protein, with the translated sequence MLRRFFSYYRPYRGLFILDFTCAVFVALLELGFPLAVNMVVDQLLPSKDWNMIVWACIGLLALYGMNAGMNYVVTYWGHMLGINIETDMRKKLYDHIQKLSFRFFDNTKTGHLLSRLTNDLMEIGEVAHHGPEDLFIAVMTLIGAFLLMFHINEEMALLTFLVIPLLIFFVVHFNRKMTKAFHRLYGDMADFNARVEDNVGGMRVVQAFANEQFENKRFAENNQRFRITKLLSYKIMAQNISVSYVLMRLVNLFVLICGSWFVIQGELTYGEFIAFLLLTNVFFRPLEKINAIIESYPKGIAGFKRYIEIMDTAPDIADAPDAIQVESLKGDISYKNVSFSYDQESSVLQNIDLNIRAGETIAFVGPSGAGKTTLCSLLPRFYEIDGGSISIDGMDIREITLASLRSQIGIVQQDVFLFSGTIRENIVYGKLNASEEEIWEAARLAKLEEFIRSQPAGLETIIGERGVKLSGGQKQRLAIARMFLKNPPILILDEATSALDTETEAAIQQSLQELSKGRTTLVIAHRLATIKNADRIIVVTEQGITEQGSHDQLLAREGIYSRLYQAQFGTYLDQSNSVFS
- a CDS encoding Fe-S oxidoreductase; protein product: MLEWDDDFIAQRFTITSKSRPNALFSMKARDLVDPTHMNELVQIYAPLIKAHELTAAGTYISSWLTSPSLGLSYMISVWNRALIMTLDHMTIELFYEDDYPQFAFVIPAYEIVEAPASEAERAIWLKECYRAYFQDFLHPLLTTLAKVTGNPEAMLWGQFPTRFNYYMDVFVALVEQDSIKEQVKADYDVLCNQLEGESFGLQKNPFRVKVRWIEDMRDPQGKVRIKNQCCLYYKTGEQKYCYTCPRIKEEERALMRIRA